The DNA window TTATACCAATACTTGTGGCACCTCCACTCAATATTGCCGAAACAGCCGGAGCTGTTGATTCAGCAGCCGGGTGAGTCCTCGCCCAATCAGGATTCCCAAACCCAGTCACACGTCCAGCCACATCAAATCTGCCTCAAAGTTCAAATTTCAGTGAACACAAAAATATTTTGgcttttacacacacacacatgaaaaaaaaatgcacaatTCAACACCCTGAAGTGCATCATCATGGTTCCACAAGCACGCATAAAACCACACAAAGCAGGAAGATTTATTAAAACGCTTCCCTGAAAAAGCACTTCTCATCATAAGTGCTTTTGTTGGAAGTATTTTAACTTTAGTAGAAACAAATCCAccacaaagtttcattaaaaattcaagtgcttcagaaaagaaaaaaaaaaacatttgaacttctgaaagtgcttttagtcATTCTCAAATGAAGAAACGCCCAATCACAGAAACGACACACAAAATTGGGTTCTTGGAGAAAACTGATTGAACCCAAATCCGCAATCCGGAAATAAGCACAAAAGCATATGAATTTTAAGTATAACACTACAAAATTTGAAGCATCCACCAAATAGAAGAGTGATATGATTGAGGAAAATTTAAGAGAGTAGCTCTCACATGTCTTTAACAGCAAAGGTGAGGCCGCTCAGAGGAAGGTCATGTGACGAAGACGGCGGTCGGAGAAGGAATTTCTCCACGAAAGCTCCATGATCTGAGTCTATCGCCATCTCTCTCTACCACTGCTGTCTCAGACAATCTCAGCCTCAGAAGCAGCTCCTCACTTGACGACAGAAGTGAATAGCTCTCCACTCATGTAACAACTGTTCCTAAAAATGatagtttttataatttttaaatgtgaatttacgaaaatgttCTTTTGAGGTAAATACATTGATTTTTATTAACCATTTTGTCGTGTCATGTAAGATCCGCTTTCTTGGCATATTTGGGTAGTACTCATTGCTACGAACGCGTGAGCCCAAATAGAACGTGATTttgagttataacgaaaaagttaTGGGCATGTATAATTAAGGACAAAATGGTAATTTGAATATTTTCTGGAAGGCTCTAGATTTTTGGAGAAAAATCTGGAAAACCAAATGTATGACTGAAATTAAAGGAAATGAGAGATGAACGGATGGGAGAGAAGATAAAGGGGAGAAAGAAGGGAGATGTGAGGTGAAttggaagaggagagagaatggAACTGACCAATCAAAGAGGAGAGGAATGAGGGGAAATGAGGGAATGGAGGAGCACCGGATCACCCTGACTCGATTCCTCCCTGCGTGACCTGCCCGTTTCTCTTCAAGTTTTCTGACGGTTTTTATCTGTTTTCCTTCGATTTTCCGACAAATTGTAGCCAACCAATACCATCAATCAACTCGATGTCATCCCatcttccatttccacccaaaattGAAGAAGTTTGGCCTTGGTCTCACGAAGAACGAAACCGTTGGTGGGTGCGACAATTCCTTAAATCCTAAAGCTAACTcttccaattaccaccacctttagcctagaacaaagcccaaacaactatAGGGACGGCGGAGCACCAGAGGTGAGGGATCGAAGACACCCATTTAtagggtttccgacgggttctagtgaaattggagcttttcTCAGCCAAATTAGCTTTAGTCGCAGgaatgaaagttgttcctctcatcgAGATCTTCATTACtgtaaaatttgggaatttttgcAGTTGTTGGGTTTTTCAGCGAGTCGTGGCGGCTGACCGCCACCACGGCGGCGCGTGGAGGAAAACCTGAGGTTCCTCGACTTGTCAAATCTGAATCCGCCATCCGTTTTCCAAAATTATAATGTTTTAGTAGAGTTTTACCAAAAGGTTCCTAATTATGTTTAGGCGCGTTGGCAGGAAGTGATCCACATTCTCGATAGTTCGAGCGACTTCCGAGTAATGGAAAacttgtgagtggaccccttcttaactatatatttttataaaatactaGCCTAGCATGCATGACATACTTCATGATTTGAATACGATTTATATTATGCCTTTATAGTTTTCTATAATTATGGTTTAAGAGAAATTAAGATTTATTAAAATTACTTTTACAAATACCTTTTATTTATCGAAACTACATTCTTCTAAAGATTATGAATTATGGGTTTGGATATATGTATTTCTATGGATAAGAATTATTGGATTTACCTATATAAATACTATGGATAAGAATTATTGGATTTACCTATATGAATTCTATGGCTATCGAGTATGATTTATATTACAAATTTGCGAATGTGTTTTATCTTAGGAATTTCATGAATACGATTTATCTTAGATTTATGAGATAAGATTTTGAGCTAGTGAGCTCCGATGTTCGATACGAGTTTTTGAGATATGTTTTTTGTACTTATCTGGTTATCATACGGCACATCTGCACACCACAGGTATTATGTttatggccataggacacagaTGATAGAGGAATGAgatataatatattatataccCCCATCTTCACCGTTGAAAGCGGTGTCGGACAACTTCACTAGCCACGACTAGTGTCGGTGTGGATGTTATGCTATTTGATTCAGCTTCACGTGTGGGTGATGGACATGTTATTCAACTTCACATTCGGGTGATGGACAAGttatacagcttcaccttcgggtgatggacaagTATTGCCTTCGGGcaactatgatacccctagttgagtacAGCACAGATATGATTTACAATGTTTCACAAATGTTTTACattgcatgctagggtttttcataaaacctatatgtagtattatatatatgttttcaaaacagaGGGTTACtatgttcaaaaataaaatatttttcctattattagtattattattataaactttggtccactcaccatTTCTATTTTACGCTCCCTTCAGGAGTTAGGATAGAGACACATGATCCCGGCGTCAGGGCACTTCAGCTTAGTTATCCTCGAGTCTTCCCAGTATAGGTATCATTTCCTTGTTCATATCTTTTCTTAGTAATCATTTCATATTATTCTTAGTAGTTGTAACACGATTCTGCATCGGTTTATATctttctaattacatattttatcAGTATGCATGTTTTTAATGGCTTCATCGTCATtaggtgtcagccagcacgtgcctaccctggtATTTGAGGATATTGGGATTGGGGCGTGTCAACTCATCAATCATACGATGATCCTATTCAAATGCAAGGACATATAttattccttaaaaaaaaaatatgttgttGCAAAGTGGAAATTCTGGAGGTTGCTTAAGTCCTCACTGTGGTCCTTAGACATTGAGGATCGATACAAGTGGTCATTGAATTTGTCCAACGTAAATTATTGtgctcattttgtaaaaaaatctatcaatatccTCGTTAAGGGGAGGGGTTGATTTGACAAAATACCCGTAAAAAGAAGGACAATTCAAGGACCACTTCCATCGATTGTCATTGTCAGGACCAAAGTGAGGATTTTTGCAAACTCATGGACTATTTTGACTAAAaggctaaaaaaaaaattctatgagAATATTGTGAATTTCTTAGCTTATGGATTCAACGCAAGTGCACAATGAATTAtcactggaaaaaaaaaattcaagtggcAATTCCATACATATGCAGACGAACTTTCATTCCCTGCAGTCGGAATCATAAAATATGTACAAATAAGGGATCACAGGTCTGTGCTCGGCGAGTTCCCCCTCTGCTGGCTCTGTAGTTACTCGCGGGAGCACTCCAACGTAAGCGTTGCATGCACGCAGCGTCGTATGCTTCAATGTTCAAACCCGAAGCAAGAAATAGTTCCACCTCGTTTACAAACTATTGGAAGTCGGTCCTTATGATTACCTTGTCCTTAGATTGTCAACATCCCTTAATTCAAGGGGATGTTATTTATCTTTCCTAAGTTAGACAACTTCCTTAATTCAAGGGTGTCAACATCCCTTAATTCAAGGggctattatttatttttttcctaaGCCTAGCGTAAAGCATGAGGTTATTCTTCTTATATATTGTTGTACAATTGTAAAAGAACTTATGAGGGAAATACAATTCAATCCTTGAAaatcaatatggtatcagagagGAAAATTAACCTGCGTCTGCTATACTATTATCCGAGCGTGTTCAACCTTCAAAATGTCTGAAGACAATCTGTTGATATCTGAAGCTGAAAGCTCACTGGTGCCTTCCTCCATGAACGTGCATGAGATGGACGTTAACCCAAATCAAAGATTAAGCTCAATCGTATTGAATGAGTTTAATTTCTTGCCTTGGTCGAGAGCTGTGTCATTGGCGCTAGGTGGAAGGTCCAAGCTGGGGTTCAGAAATGGAAGCATCGAAGTACCTGATGATTCCTCACCAAACTATGAATCCTGGCTTAGCAAGGATCAGCTGGTTATGTTATGGCTCTTGAATTCCATGGAACGTAAATTAGCTGAAATATTCAGCTACTTAGAATCCTCGTACCAGCTATGGGAAGCGGTCAAGGAAATATATGGCAGCCAAAACAATGCTGCACGGGTCTTCCAATTAAAGAAGGACATCTCCGATCTGTAGCAAGATGGCAAACCGTTTGTGCAGCTCATAGGAAGCATGAAAAAcatgtggaatgagttggaAATCTATCGCCCTCATACAACTGACGTAGCACTACTACGAAAGAGAGCAGAAGAAGACAAGATATTTCAACTCTTGTCCAGTCTTGATTCAACGTAAGACCTTCGATGTCACATACTCATGAACGCTGAGCTTCATTCCTTCACCAGTGTGTGCGACGATTCAACGAGAAGAAGTAAGGAGGAAAGTCATGAACATGGGTACAACGACTAGTGTACCTGAGGCTAGGGCATATATAACCAACGAAAAGAGATACAAAGGAAAGCATCCGAACTTGAAGTGTCAACACTACAATAATACGGGTCACGTCAAAGACACATGTTGGATTTTACACCCAGAGTTAAAGCCTGAGTTCATGAATGACAACAAGGGTGTGCAAAGGATGAACCGTACTCCACATCGAGCGAATCATGCATCTACCTCCACCTCCAATGGGCCAGATCCACTCAAGAATTTCATCGTGAATCCAGCTGAACTCATGAACGAGTTTATGTTATATCTTCAAAGCAAGAAAGGAGGTGCTAGAAGTGATCGTGTTGATAGCATAGAAGAAGGGAACTCGACGGCATTGCTCGGCAAGTTTGCAGGGTTCTTGGCAGACACGAAATCCATACCCCAAGAGGACATGCAAGGTATCATGAAAGCCTTTAAAATTGCTCTTAAAATAAATATGTTGCATGATTTTTGGGTTGTAGATTCGGGTGCCACAAATCATATGACCAACCATGTGTCTAAgtcttaaaaatttgaaaaatttgcaaacccTTCTCAAGTTTCAATTGCAAATGGTGAGAATGTAAAGGTCTTaggaaaggaaaaaataaaattaatgtcAGATGAAATTGAATCAATGGCTTTATATGTTCCTTCTTTCCCATTTCAACTTCTATATGTGGGAAAGATCACAAATACCTTGAATTGCTTAGCCATTTTTTCTCCTCACAATGTTATCTTTCAGGATTGTGCCACCAAGAAGACGATTGGTGAAGGGTTTTATTTAGATGGTCTCTATTACATATCAAAGAGCAATCCGAAAGGGTTTCAGGCCAAGCTCAACCTCATTCAAGATAATCAATTGTGGCATCAACGTTTAACTCATC is part of the Malus domestica chromosome 12, GDT2T_hap1 genome and encodes:
- the LOC139189921 gene encoding uncharacterized protein → MSEDNLLISEAESSLVPSSMNVHEMDVNPNQRLSSIVLNEFNFLPWSRAVSLALGGRSKLGFRNGSIEVPDDSSPNYESWLSKDQLVMLWLLNSMERKLAEIFSYLESSYQLWEAVKEIYGSQNNAARVFQLKKDISDL